Proteins from a genomic interval of Diprion similis isolate iyDipSimi1 chromosome 10, iyDipSimi1.1, whole genome shotgun sequence:
- the LOC124411285 gene encoding polyribonucleotide nucleotidyltransferase 1, mitochondrial, with protein MASIMSFRLLTKHKLLSKYRRSLCDPRILSCKCSSNTENHEKSKVCVNLSNGNEITFSTGQYAKMADGCAVASMGDTAVMVTTVSKVRASNNSFLPLVVDYRQKAAAAGRIPTNFFRKELGPTEHEILTSRLIDRSLRPLFPDKYCYDTQVMCNILAVDGVNDPDVIAINAASAALHLSDIPWNGPVAAVRMGFIDGEIVINPTRKQMQNSDLNLIITALANSHIVMLDGSANDILQPDFFSTLKTGVKECRTIAQSISQLRKQNGKAKREIAAIPEMKEQIKESIRILSELRLREIFTDHEHNKISRDNAVNNIRTDVIEKMKQEDPDIDLAVVVEEFSVLSKEIFRSLIFEENVRCDGRTLDELRNISCEVNLHNPLHGSAVFQRGQTQVFCTVTLDSPESAMKMDAISMLTSGIKEKKFFLHYEFPPFATNETGRSGPGGRREIGHGALAERGLRAVLPKDYPFTVRLTSEVLESNGSSSMASVCGGSLALMDAGVPITAAAAGVAMGLVTKYDETKQISDYRVLTDLLGIEDYMGDMDFKLAGTKKGITAIQADVKIPGIPAKIVFEALQQGHDAKSKIIEIMRSAISKPREEKKPNMPVSEILEVPGHKRAKFVGIAGSNLKKILVETGVQVNQVDDTIFSLFAPNQIAMDEAKEIIDEILTTEREPVLEFGAIYTARIVEVRDLGVMVTLYPNMNPTLVHNSQLDQRKINHPSALNFEVGQEIHVKYFGRDPVSGAMRLSRKVLQSGAVAPVKKFSSS; from the exons ATGGCGTCGATTATGTCTTTTAGGTTATTAACGAAACATAAATTGCTATCTAAATATCGAAGAAGTCTATGTGACCCTCGTATATTAAGTTGCAAATGCAGTTCCAACACTGAAAATCACGAGAAATCAAAAGTTTGTGTTAATTTGAGTAACGG GAATGAGATCACGTTTTCAACGGGTCAATATGCCAAAATGGCAGATGGATGTGCGGTGGCATCGATGGGTGATACCGCCGTCATGGTCACAACGGTCAGTAAAGTGCGAGCTTCGAATAACTCATTTTTACCACTTGTCGTCGACTACAGACAAAAGGCAGCAGCCGCCGGTCGAATACCGACAAACTTTTTCCGCAAGGAACTGGGTCCCACCGAACACGAGATCCTGACGAGTCGCCTGATCGACCGTTCCCTGCGTCCGCTATTCCCAGATAAATATTGCTATGACACTCAAGTGATGTGCAACATTTTGGCCGTCGACGGAGTCAACGACCCAGATGTAATTGCGATAAACGCAGCATCGGCAGCTTTGCATTTGTCAGATATTCCTTGGAACGGACCGGTCGCTGCTGTCAGAATGGGTTTCATTGATGGAGAAATCGTTATAAACCCGACGAGAAAGCAGATGCAAAACAGCGATCTGAATTTAATAATTACCGCGTTGGCGAACAGTCATATTGTCATGCTCGATGGCTCTGCAAACGATATACTTCAACCAGATTTTTTCAGCACATTAAAAACTGGCGTCAAAGAATGTCGGACCATTGCACAAAGTATATCGCAACTGCGAAAACAAAATGGTAAAGCTAAAAGAGAAATCGCGGCAATTCCTGAGATGAAGGAACAGATCAAAGAGTCGATAAGAATTCTTTCAGAACTGCGACTGCGAGAAATATTCACAGATCACGAACACAACAAAATTTCACGAGATAATGCAGTGAATAACATTAGAACAGATGttattgagaaaatgaaacagGAAGATCCCGATATCGATCTTGCTGTTGTAGTGGAAGAGTTTTCAGTGCTTAGCAAAGAGATATTCCGGTCGCTCATCTTTGAAGAGAATGTAAG GTGCGACGGGCGAACGCTTGATGAATTGCGTAACATATCGTGCGAAGTTAATCTTCACAACCCCCTCCATGGGTCTGCAGTATTCCAGAGGGGACAAACACAAGTGTTTTGCACAGTAACTCTAGATTCGCCGGAAAGTGCTATGAAAATGGATGCCATTTCTATGCTGACAAG tggaataaaggaaaaaaagtttttcttgcACTATGAGTTTCCACCATTTGCAACAAATGAAACTGGACGTTCAGGACCGGGTGGACGGAGAGAGATTGGTCACGGTGCTCTTGCTGAGCGAGGACTACGCGCTGTTCTTCCCAAAGACTATCCCTTTACTGTAAGGCTCACTAGCGAGGTGCTAGAATCCAAtg gTTCTTCATCAATGGCATCTGTTTGCGGTGGAAGTTTAGCACTAATGGATGCCGGTGTTCCAATAACCGCCGCAGCTGCGGGAGTAGCGATGGGTTTGGTTACGAAGTATGATGAAACTAAGCAGATCAGCGACTACAGAGTCCTTACAGATTTATTG GGTATCGAAGACTACATGGGCGACATGGACTTCAAACTAGCAGGTACAAAGAAAGGGATCACGGCCATACAGGCAGACGTCAAGATTCCCGGGATTCCGgcaaaaattgtatttgaaGCATTGCAGCAAGGCCACGACGCGAAATCAAAGATCATTGAAATTATGAGATCTGCGATCTCCAAGccgagagaagagaaaaaaccaAATATGCCAGTGTCAGAAATTCTTGAAGTACCCGGTCATAAGCGTGCCAAGTTCGTTGGAATTGCGGGCTCAAATCTTAAAAAGATACTCGTCGAAACTGGAGTTCAG GTGAATCAAGTCGATGACACAATCTTCTCACTGTTTGCGCCTAACCAAATTGCAATGGACGAAGCAAAAGAAATAATAGATGAGATTCTTACTACGGAACGTGAGCCGGTTTTAGAGTTTGGGGCAATTTATACCGCCAGAATTGTGGAGGTTCGTGACTTGGGAGTGATGGTCACACTGTATCCGAATATGAATCCGACATTGGTCCATAATTCGCAGTTGGATCAACGGAAAATAAATCATCCAAGTGCTCTAAATTTCGAAGTTGGTCAAGAAATACACGTTAAATATTTTGGCCGAGATCCTGTATCTGG